The sequence GATAAATCGATCATACCGGCAATGATTAGCATTGCGATTTATCAGTTGGTTCGATTGTAGCGCTGGTCGCTGGGCTGGGTGTGGTGGTACTTAACTACACGGGTAACCCGTGGATAACTCTAGTTTTCTGTATGGTATTCGGAGCCTTGCTAGGTTCGATCAACGGATTGCTAGTGACACTAGGGAGAATTGCGCCGTTTATCGTTACACTTGCGACGATGAGCGCATACCGTTCAATTATTGTGCAACTTGGGCAAGGAGGTCCTTTCAATGTAAAGAGTGATATTTTGCCCTGGTTTCGAATGATAGCGGCTGGAAACGTGTGGGGCATACCCAACCTGGCATTGATATTTTTGTTCATCATGATCGTGGTAGCTGTGGTGATGTCACGCACTAAATTTGGCCGTTATGTCTACGCGGTTGGATCAAACGAACAAGCTGCTCGTTTGGCGGGTATTAACGTAAACCTTATCAAGACTTTGTGCTTCACAATCACCGGGTTATTGGCAGGTATTTCAGCTTTTCTGCTCATGTCCCGTTTGACCTCTATCACTGCTCCTAATGCCGGTTCAGCGTTCGAACTGGATGCGATTGCTGGGGTGGCAATAGGTGGTATTGCGATGACAGGCGGACGAGGTATGATCGCCGGATCATTCATGGGCGCATTAATGGTTCAAATGATCGAAGGGGTCCTGATTGCTGCACGTATCCCTCCATTCCTTAACGGATTGGTTAAGGGCATTATCATCATTTTTACTGTGTTATTGCAGCGCAAAAAGAGCAGTACCTAAGAGCAAAATGGTAATTTTTAGATGCGGGTGGCATTAGTCGTCATCTGTGTTTGTGGAAATAATCGTTTTGGAAAATGCAGCCGCGAATGCTTAGACGGATTAGTTCAAAGGGCTTATTCCGGTAAGCTAAACTAATATATACCATGAGGTTCAGCAATGTCAAAAATTAAGAATATCAAGGTAGGTGTTGTTGGACTGGGCTTTATTGGTCCAGCGCACATTGAAGGAATCCGCCGTCAGGGTGGTGTTGAAGTTCATGGAATTGTCGAATTCACACCAGAGCTGGCACGTGAAAAAGCTGAGCAATTAAGTATCCCAGTGGCTTATTCTTCTTATGAAGAAATTCTGAAAGATCCTGATATAGATGTTATCCATATTTGCTCTCCTAATTACCTTCATTTTTCACAATCCAAGCAAGCACTCTTAGCGGGTAAACATGTCGTTTGCGAAAAACCGTTAACAATTACCTCTGATGAGGCCCGGGAATTGATGGAACTAGCAAAAGAAAAAAAACTTGTAAATGCGATTAATTTCAACTTGCGGTTTTACCCGGTAAATTTTGAAGCAAAATATCGAGTTCATAACGATGATTTAGGAAAAGTATTTATCGTACAGGGCACCTATCTTCAAGATTGGCTTCTCTACCCAACCGACTGGAACTGGCGTATTGACTCCGTTGAGGGAGGTACTTTGCGAGCTGTCGCTGACATCGGCTCTCATTGGATCGATCTCGTTATGTTTATTACAGGTCTCACGGTTACGGAAGTATTCGCCGATCTGGCAACTTTTTATCCGATCCGTAAGAAAATGGTGTCAAAGATTGAAACTTTCTCGAGTGAAAAGCAAAGTGCAGCAGCGCAATATGAAGATAAACCGGTTACAACAGAAGATTATGCCTCTATTCTTCTTCGATTCGAGAATGGCGCTAAAGGGATTCTTTCAGTTTCACAGATGAGTGCTGGTCGGAAAAATCGATTGTCTTACGAAATTGATGGAGCTAAATCT is a genomic window of bacterium containing:
- a CDS encoding Gfo/Idh/MocA family oxidoreductase, which gives rise to MSKIKNIKVGVVGLGFIGPAHIEGIRRQGGVEVHGIVEFTPELAREKAEQLSIPVAYSSYEEILKDPDIDVIHICSPNYLHFSQSKQALLAGKHVVCEKPLTITSDEARELMELAKEKKLVNAINFNLRFYPVNFEAKYRVHNDDLGKVFIVQGTYLQDWLLYPTDWNWRIDSVEGGTLRAVADIGSHWIDLVMFITGLTVTEVFADLATFYPIRKKMVSKIETFSSEKQSAAAQYEDKPVTTEDYASILLRFENGAKGILSVSQMSAGRKNRLSYEIDGAKSSVSWDSEHPNDLWMGYRGRPNENLIKDPALMSVGSQSVSSYPAGHAEGFPDTFKQLQKKVYA